In Miniphocaeibacter halophilus, the following proteins share a genomic window:
- a CDS encoding glycosyltransferase family 8 protein encodes MESKIDILVTLDENYLNPLKVMLTSLYYNNPNESFNIWLIHERIPEEKINNLRKLTDFFHWKLNDIKIDNNLLGDAPTKKQYPKEMYFRLLAGEIIPNNINKILYLDPDILIINPIIDLWNTDLGDYMIAASTHTGMTDITTEINKIRLWNDNKYYNSGIMLMDLRKTRELIKLKDIIDTIDKYGNQLLLPDQDVLNFLYSQHIKEVAEEIWNYDTRKYLTYFTRSLSKHNLQWVMENTSILHFCGRPKPWDPKSNSKFTALYLNYKQLLNRIEKNY; translated from the coding sequence ATGGAAAGTAAAATCGATATTTTAGTGACATTAGACGAAAACTATCTTAATCCACTAAAAGTTATGCTTACGTCTCTTTACTATAATAATCCAAATGAAAGTTTTAATATTTGGCTTATTCATGAGAGGATTCCAGAAGAAAAAATAAATAATCTTAGAAAACTAACAGATTTTTTCCACTGGAAATTAAATGATATAAAAATAGATAACAACTTATTAGGGGATGCGCCTACTAAAAAACAATATCCTAAAGAGATGTACTTTAGATTGCTGGCAGGAGAAATAATACCTAACAACATAAATAAAATACTTTATCTTGATCCCGATATTTTAATTATCAATCCTATAATTGATTTATGGAATACGGATTTAGGCGATTATATGATAGCTGCTTCAACTCATACTGGCATGACTGATATTACTACGGAAATTAATAAAATTCGCCTATGGAATGATAATAAATACTATAACTCAGGTATAATGTTAATGGACTTGAGAAAAACTCGAGAATTAATTAAATTAAAGGATATTATAGATACTATCGATAAATATGGAAATCAATTGTTATTACCCGATCAGGATGTTCTTAACTTTTTATATAGCCAACATATAAAAGAAGTAGCTGAAGAAATTTGGAATTATGATACTAGAAAATACTTAACCTATTTTACACGAAGCTTAAGTAAACATAATCTTCAGTGGGTTATGGAAAACACATCTATACTTCATTTTTGTGGTAGACCAAAACCATGGGATCCAAAAAGTAACAGTAAATTTACTGCCCTATATCTTAACTATAAACAATTATTAAATAGAATAGAAAAGAACTATTAA
- a CDS encoding uracil-xanthine permease family protein, with protein sequence MDSNPSFGKCLPISLQHFLAMIVGNTLPSIVLAGTLAAEHGFTPEQKVDLIQAGMFIAAIATFLQLIPVLTVGAKLPLIIGVSFSYIPVLNDIGRVYGIEAVMGAQLIGAIAAFIVGMLIGKIRKYFPPIVSGTVVLTIGLSLYSVALNYMAGGNNVGRTPGAQDAPPFGNWRFWVVALVTLAVVLICNMFAKGYLKLAAILVGIVVGYIVALCFDMFLPPMVNKAGEVIKMINFDTLSTSRWLDFPKIMPYKLKFPPAAVATMVVMFIVNAVQAVGDISSTTVGGLDREATDKEISGGIKANAVSSAIGSLIGALPPATYSQNVGIVAMTKVVSLKVFKITAGLILVAAFIPKFGAIMLTVPQAVIGGATVSVFAQITMSGMKLITSEELSIRNSTIVGLGVALGMGVTQISKAAFSTFPSWFTMIFVSSPVILATIIVFFLNLVLPQKSLAEEQAEREEMEK encoded by the coding sequence ATGGATAGTAATCCTAGTTTTGGTAAATGTTTACCAATCTCATTACAACATTTTCTAGCGATGATAGTAGGTAATACATTACCTTCAATAGTATTAGCAGGCACATTAGCTGCAGAACATGGTTTTACACCAGAACAAAAAGTAGATTTAATACAAGCAGGTATGTTTATAGCTGCAATAGCAACTTTCTTACAATTAATACCAGTACTTACTGTAGGAGCTAAATTACCGTTGATTATAGGGGTTTCTTTCTCATATATACCTGTTCTTAATGACATAGGTAGAGTTTATGGAATAGAGGCTGTAATGGGGGCACAGTTAATAGGTGCTATAGCTGCCTTTATAGTAGGTATGTTAATAGGAAAAATTAGAAAGTATTTCCCACCAATAGTTTCAGGTACAGTTGTACTTACAATTGGACTCTCCCTATATTCTGTCGCACTTAATTACATGGCCGGCGGAAATAATGTTGGTAGAACACCGGGAGCACAAGATGCACCACCTTTTGGTAACTGGAGATTCTGGGTTGTAGCACTAGTAACTTTAGCAGTTGTATTAATTTGTAATATGTTTGCTAAAGGGTATTTAAAATTAGCTGCAATTTTAGTAGGTATAGTAGTAGGTTATATTGTTGCCCTATGTTTTGATATGTTCTTACCTCCAATGGTTAATAAGGCAGGGGAAGTAATAAAAATGATTAACTTCGATACCCTATCAACGTCTAGGTGGCTCGATTTTCCGAAAATCATGCCATATAAATTAAAATTCCCACCAGCTGCAGTTGCTACAATGGTAGTAATGTTTATAGTAAATGCTGTACAAGCAGTTGGAGATATTTCCTCAACTACAGTAGGTGGTTTAGACAGGGAAGCTACAGATAAAGAAATTTCAGGTGGAATTAAAGCTAATGCTGTTTCATCTGCGATTGGTTCATTAATAGGGGCATTACCTCCAGCAACTTACAGTCAAAACGTTGGTATAGTTGCAATGACTAAGGTAGTTAGTTTAAAGGTATTTAAAATAACAGCAGGACTTATTTTAGTAGCAGCATTTATACCTAAATTTGGAGCTATAATGCTTACAGTACCACAAGCGGTAATTGGTGGAGCTACAGTTTCTGTATTTGCTCAAATTACAATGAGTGGTATGAAGCTAATAACATCTGAGGAATTATCTATAAGAAATTCCACAATAGTTGGACTTGGTGTTGCACTAGGTATGGGAGTTACACAAATTAGTAAAGCAGCTTTCTCTACATTCCCAAGCTGGTTTACAATGATATTTGTTTCTTCTCCAGTAATATTAGCTACAATAATAGTATTCTTCTTAAACTTAGTTTTACCTCAAAAATCATTAGCTGAGGAACAAGCTGAAAGGGAAGAAATGGAAAAATAG
- a CDS encoding PTS system mannose/fructose/N-acetylgalactosamine-transporter subunit IIB, protein MSIVGVRIDGRLIHGQVANLWATKLNISRFMVVDNEVAQNDIEKSGLKLATPSGVKLSVLPVEKAANNILAGKYDSQRLFIITKKPNYILKLIELGVPIEEINVGNMSQSKDTKAVTKSINVEEKDIEDFKAINDLGVKIISQMVPGDKEEDFMSLLKKVK, encoded by the coding sequence ATGAGCATTGTTGGTGTAAGAATAGATGGACGTTTAATCCATGGACAAGTTGCAAATCTTTGGGCAACAAAACTAAATATAAGTCGATTTATGGTTGTTGATAATGAAGTGGCGCAAAACGATATAGAAAAAAGTGGCTTGAAATTAGCAACTCCCTCAGGTGTAAAATTAAGTGTTTTACCTGTTGAAAAAGCTGCAAACAATATTTTAGCAGGAAAATATGATTCTCAACGTTTGTTTATAATAACTAAAAAACCTAATTACATATTAAAATTAATTGAGTTAGGTGTCCCAATAGAAGAAATAAATGTTGGGAATATGTCACAGAGTAAAGACACAAAGGCTGTTACAAAATCAATAAATGTTGAGGAAAAGGATATTGAAGATTTTAAGGCGATTAATGATTTAGGAGTGAAAATAATATCTCAAATGGTTCCTGGTGATAAAGAAGAGGACTTTATGTCCCTACTTAAAAAAGTTAAATAG
- a CDS encoding HdeD family acid-resistance protein → MTTGKSKFNWENLIIGIIFIITSLIAFRDPTANLLAIVMVFGISALFDGVFQLFIRRRIRKVTGYRSTFITVIGVINLLIGILLLFNLYGSAAALPYVFSFWFIIRSIEGLLNSGLAKIVSNGYYWFKVIVNILGIIVGILLLKNPFSAVLTITYLVGFYFMLFGILNIIEAFAETRY, encoded by the coding sequence ATGACAACAGGAAAATCTAAATTTAACTGGGAAAATCTTATTATTGGTATTATTTTTATTATTACTTCCCTAATTGCTTTTAGAGATCCAACTGCAAACTTATTGGCAATTGTAATGGTGTTTGGTATCTCTGCTTTGTTTGATGGAGTTTTTCAACTTTTTATTAGAAGAAGAATCAGAAAAGTAACGGGATACAGGTCTACATTTATAACAGTAATAGGAGTGATTAATTTACTTATAGGAATTTTACTGTTATTTAATTTATATGGAAGTGCGGCAGCATTGCCATATGTATTTTCCTTTTGGTTTATAATTAGATCAATAGAAGGCCTATTAAACAGTGGACTGGCAAAAATAGTTAGCAATGGCTATTACTGGTTTAAAGTAATTGTAAATATTCTAGGTATAATTGTAGGTATATTATTATTGAAAAATCCTTTTAGTGCAGTACTAACAATAACATATTTAGTAGGTTTCTATTTTATGCTTTTTGGAATTTTAAATATAATAGAAGCTTTTGCCGAAACAAGGTATTAA
- a CDS encoding PTS system mannose/fructose/sorbose family transporter subunit IID, with the protein MTNSNNKLTKKDFKQINIRNLFAIQWGWNYERMQGSGYLYTILPQLRKIYGDDTPELKEMMKTHSQFFNTSNFVNTLITGINLAIEEKEGIKAKETVQGLKVGLMGPMAAIGDSLFGSLIPTIFGALAAAMAIAGNPLGCIIWAIAQFIIVIFRWKQLEFAYREGVTLVTTMQNKLNALTNAATLLGVFMVGGLVATMVNVNVSLVPQIGNVTIDIQNTLDMILPRIFPAAIVFSIYKLLGKKKMTSTKAIFIVLIVSVALSAFGIIGK; encoded by the coding sequence ATGACGAACTCTAATAATAAACTAACTAAAAAAGATTTTAAACAGATTAATATTAGAAACTTATTTGCCATTCAATGGGGTTGGAATTACGAAAGAATGCAAGGTTCAGGATATCTTTACACTATTCTTCCTCAGTTAAGAAAAATTTATGGTGACGATACTCCAGAACTTAAAGAAATGATGAAAACCCATTCTCAATTTTTCAATACTAGTAATTTTGTAAATACTTTAATAACAGGTATTAACCTAGCTATTGAGGAAAAAGAGGGTATTAAGGCAAAAGAGACTGTTCAAGGACTTAAAGTAGGGCTTATGGGGCCAATGGCAGCAATTGGAGACTCTTTATTTGGTTCATTAATTCCTACAATATTCGGAGCCTTAGCAGCAGCTATGGCCATAGCAGGCAATCCACTTGGCTGTATAATATGGGCAATAGCACAATTTATTATAGTTATTTTTAGATGGAAGCAATTAGAATTTGCTTATAGAGAAGGGGTAACTTTAGTTACTACTATGCAGAACAAGTTAAATGCTTTAACTAATGCAGCAACTTTATTAGGGGTATTTATGGTTGGTGGATTAGTTGCAACTATGGTAAATGTTAATGTTTCATTAGTTCCTCAAATTGGAAACGTAACTATTGATATACAAAATACATTGGATATGATTTTACCAAGAATATTTCCTGCAGCAATAGTATTTTCTATTTATAAGTTACTAGGCAAAAAGAAGATGACTTCAACAAAAGCGATATTTATAGTATTAATAGTATCTGTAGCATTATCTGCTTTTGGAATAATTGGTAAATAG
- a CDS encoding PTS sugar transporter subunit IIA, translating to MNHLILISHGRLCEELKNSTEMIMGPQNNIHTVSLLASEGKEDFLNKFKEVTKDLDKFTVLADLMGGTPCNVVSQLIMQGEKFDIFTGMNMPMVIDFISNDFEVSPDDIRKNAKDSINYVNEILANSNDDDELE from the coding sequence ATGAATCATTTAATATTAATTAGTCATGGTAGGCTTTGCGAAGAATTGAAAAATAGTACTGAGATGATAATGGGTCCTCAAAATAATATACATACAGTATCATTATTAGCTTCTGAAGGAAAAGAAGATTTTTTGAATAAATTTAAAGAAGTTACTAAGGATTTAGACAAATTTACTGTATTGGCTGATTTAATGGGAGGAACACCTTGTAATGTAGTATCTCAGTTGATAATGCAAGGTGAAAAATTTGATATATTTACCGGCATGAATATGCCAATGGTTATAGATTTTATATCCAATGACTTTGAAGTATCACCTGATGATATAAGAAAAAATGCTAAAGACAGTATAAATTATGTAAATGAAATATTAGCAAATTCAAATGATGATGATGAATTAGAATAA
- a CDS encoding PTS mannose/fructose/sorbose/N-acetylgalactosamine transporter subunit IIC, which translates to MSIAWWQILILTLYSGWQILDELGIWTSISQPVWAGLITGLVMGDVGAGLFIGGSMQLTVLGVGTFGGASKIDANSGTILATAFSVGIGMNPEQAIAAIAVPVASLMIQTDILGRFCNTFFAHRIDNRIEKMDYKGIERNFLFGILPWFLSRALPVFLALAFGGGMVEKIVAVLNGNLKWLGDGLSVAGAVLPAVGFAILLRYLPVKKHLPYLILGFVITALLTTVFSGLQLLGTGVAEVVENFTGNFNALPMLAIALIGFAFAMLQYKKDIELPKVIEKKESSNEGEVEDDEL; encoded by the coding sequence ATGAGTATAGCTTGGTGGCAAATTTTAATTTTAACTTTATATTCAGGTTGGCAAATCTTAGATGAGCTTGGTATATGGACTTCTATAAGTCAACCTGTATGGGCAGGATTAATTACTGGACTTGTTATGGGAGATGTTGGAGCTGGTCTATTTATTGGTGGTAGTATGCAATTAACTGTACTAGGTGTTGGTACTTTTGGTGGAGCTTCTAAAATTGATGCTAACTCCGGAACTATTTTAGCAACAGCTTTCTCTGTTGGTATAGGTATGAATCCGGAACAAGCAATTGCTGCAATAGCTGTTCCAGTAGCAAGTTTGATGATTCAAACAGATATTTTAGGACGTTTCTGTAATACTTTTTTTGCACATAGAATAGACAACAGAATTGAAAAGATGGATTATAAGGGTATTGAAAGAAATTTCTTATTCGGTATACTTCCTTGGTTCCTATCTAGAGCATTGCCGGTATTTTTAGCTTTAGCTTTTGGTGGAGGAATGGTTGAAAAGATAGTTGCTGTTTTAAATGGTAACTTAAAATGGTTAGGAGATGGATTATCTGTAGCGGGAGCAGTATTACCTGCTGTAGGGTTTGCTATTTTACTTAGATATTTACCTGTTAAAAAACATTTACCTTATTTAATTTTAGGTTTTGTAATTACTGCATTGCTAACAACAGTATTCTCCGGATTACAATTATTAGGCACTGGTGTTGCAGAAGTAGTAGAAAACTTTACAGGAAATTTCAATGCTTTACCAATGTTAGCAATAGCCTTAATAGGGTTTGCCTTTGCAATGTTACAATACAAGAAGGATATAGAGCTACCTAAAGTAATAGAGAAAAAGGAAAGTTCAAATGAAGGAGAGGTAGAAGATGACGAACTCTAA
- the hydA gene encoding dihydropyrimidinase produces MSLLIKNIKVCNGKDEFISDVYIEEEKIKEIGNNLNIKADEIIDGTNKLLLPGGIDVHTHFDLDLGEFVAVDDWEIGPKAAAFGGTTTVVDHIGFLERGSSLQAMVDRYFEISEGKPIIDYSFHGVMQETTDEMVDEVEKLFNEGIVSVKLYTTYGGKLEDDQILKVLQKAKETGTVICVHCENDGSIKLLREESEREGHFDPIYHAKTRPNVTEAEAISRLAYLSKIAGDPKLYIVHTSTAEGLEEIKKARRYGLKNIFCETCTQYLTLTEEKYKDPIEGLKYIMAPPLRTNKDVEALWEGIANGDVDVIATDHCPFMFKEHKLKYKEDFKKVPGGAPGVEERMEIVLTEGQKRKISLNTLMDKLIYNPAKIFGLYPKKGSLAIGSDADLVIYNKEKYTISQSNRHSSVDYTGYEGFEVDFKVDTVIVRGKVVIQNNEVQVENGYGKFIKRKF; encoded by the coding sequence ATGAGTTTACTAATTAAAAATATTAAAGTATGTAATGGTAAAGATGAATTTATTTCAGATGTATATATTGAAGAAGAAAAAATAAAAGAAATAGGCAATAATTTAAATATAAAAGCTGATGAAATTATAGATGGTACTAATAAATTATTGTTACCTGGTGGAATAGATGTCCATACTCATTTTGATTTAGATTTAGGAGAGTTTGTTGCTGTTGATGATTGGGAAATAGGACCAAAAGCAGCTGCTTTTGGAGGTACAACAACTGTTGTTGACCATATAGGCTTTCTAGAAAGAGGCTCGTCATTACAAGCAATGGTAGATAGGTATTTTGAAATTTCAGAAGGTAAACCAATAATAGATTATAGTTTTCATGGTGTAATGCAAGAAACAACAGATGAAATGGTCGATGAAGTTGAAAAGCTTTTTAATGAAGGAATAGTAAGTGTAAAACTATATACAACATATGGTGGAAAATTAGAAGATGACCAAATATTAAAGGTTTTACAAAAGGCGAAGGAAACAGGAACTGTAATTTGTGTACATTGTGAAAATGATGGTTCAATAAAACTACTAAGGGAAGAATCTGAAAGAGAGGGTCATTTTGATCCTATTTATCATGCTAAAACAAGACCGAATGTAACAGAGGCCGAAGCGATTTCACGTCTTGCCTATTTGTCTAAAATAGCAGGAGACCCTAAATTATACATTGTTCATACTTCTACAGCAGAAGGTTTGGAAGAAATAAAAAAAGCTAGAAGATATGGATTGAAAAATATTTTTTGTGAAACCTGTACTCAGTATTTAACATTAACAGAAGAAAAATACAAAGATCCTATTGAAGGTTTAAAATATATAATGGCACCTCCTTTAAGAACAAATAAAGATGTTGAGGCCTTATGGGAAGGTATAGCCAATGGTGATGTAGATGTTATAGCAACGGACCATTGTCCTTTTATGTTTAAGGAGCATAAATTAAAATATAAGGAGGATTTTAAAAAGGTACCGGGAGGAGCACCTGGTGTTGAAGAAAGAATGGAAATTGTTTTAACAGAGGGACAAAAAAGAAAGATAAGCCTAAATACTTTAATGGATAAGTTAATTTATAACCCTGCTAAAATATTTGGACTTTATCCTAAAAAAGGTAGTTTAGCAATTGGTTCAGATGCGGACCTAGTAATTTATAATAAAGAAAAATATACAATTTCTCAATCTAATAGACATAGCTCTGTTGACTATACAGGTTACGAAGGATTCGAAGTGGATTTTAAAGTTGACACAGTTATAGTAAGAGGTAAAGTAGTAATACAAAATAATGAAGTTCAAGTAGAAAACGGATATGGTAAATTTATAAAACGTAAGTTTTAA
- a CDS encoding glycoside hydrolase family 35 protein: MTTFEIKENFLLDGKPFRILSGAIHYFRIHPSDWYHSLHNLKALGFNTVETYVPWNAHEPKEGEFDFNGILDLKAFIETAGKMDLKVIVRPSPYICAEWEFGGLPPWLLNKDCRIRSSDPKFIEYVEKYYSVLFKILTPLQITNNGPIIMMQVENEYGSYGEDKEYLEQIYKLMEKFGVNIPLVTSDGSWLATLRAGSMIEHNILPTGNFGSKGTLNFKALKEFHNDYGKNWPLMCMEFWDGWFNRWGEPIVKRETEELVDAIEEVLNLGSINLYMFHGGTNFGFMNGCSARGTKDLPQITSYDYGAPLNEQGNPTEKYYAIQKLIHRKYPDIKQGQPLIKRSMAVNNIPLHKKVGLFEVIDDISQKVTTKYPLNMEKLDQYYGYMLYRTIVKKDSDEEKFRVIDARDRAQVYLNEEHLVTQYQEEIGDYIEASIEEDSNQLDILIENMGRVNYGHKLLADTQRKGIRTGVMSDLHFILNWEQFIIDFNLVDKIDFSKKWKKNTPAFYKYKLDLSNPEDSYIDTSKFGKGIVLVNGNNIGRFWNRGPMDTLYIPKGFFKKGINEIVIFETEGIFAEEINLVDKPLFTNLDDNCNSDK; the protein is encoded by the coding sequence ATGACTACTTTCGAAATTAAAGAAAATTTTTTGTTAGACGGAAAACCTTTTAGAATACTATCAGGTGCAATTCACTACTTTAGAATTCATCCTTCAGACTGGTATCATTCACTACATAATTTAAAAGCTTTGGGTTTTAACACTGTGGAAACCTATGTTCCTTGGAACGCACATGAGCCAAAAGAAGGAGAGTTTGACTTTAATGGTATTTTGGATTTAAAAGCATTTATTGAAACGGCAGGAAAAATGGATTTAAAGGTGATAGTAAGACCTTCACCATATATATGTGCAGAATGGGAATTTGGAGGATTACCACCTTGGTTATTAAACAAGGATTGTAGAATTAGATCCTCAGATCCTAAATTTATTGAATATGTTGAAAAGTATTATAGTGTTTTATTTAAAATATTAACTCCTTTGCAAATTACTAATAATGGTCCTATTATTATGATGCAAGTAGAAAATGAATATGGCTCCTACGGAGAAGACAAAGAATATTTAGAACAAATATATAAATTAATGGAAAAATTTGGAGTAAATATTCCCTTAGTAACATCTGATGGTTCTTGGTTGGCAACTTTGAGAGCTGGAAGTATGATAGAGCACAATATTTTACCAACTGGAAATTTTGGCTCAAAAGGTACTTTGAACTTTAAAGCACTTAAAGAATTCCATAATGACTATGGGAAAAATTGGCCATTGATGTGTATGGAATTTTGGGATGGTTGGTTTAACAGATGGGGAGAACCTATTGTTAAAAGAGAGACTGAAGAACTTGTTGATGCTATAGAAGAGGTTTTAAATTTAGGAAGTATAAATTTATATATGTTTCATGGTGGAACCAACTTTGGTTTTATGAATGGATGTTCTGCTAGAGGAACAAAGGATTTACCACAAATTACATCATATGATTATGGAGCTCCTTTAAATGAACAAGGAAATCCTACAGAAAAATATTATGCTATACAAAAACTAATACATAGAAAGTACCCGGATATTAAACAGGGACAACCATTAATAAAAAGAAGTATGGCAGTTAATAATATACCTTTACATAAAAAAGTAGGACTATTTGAAGTTATAGATGATATAAGTCAAAAAGTTACTACAAAATACCCGCTGAATATGGAAAAACTAGATCAGTATTATGGTTATATGCTGTATAGAACTATTGTAAAAAAAGATTCAGATGAAGAAAAATTTAGGGTAATTGACGCTAGAGATAGGGCACAGGTATATTTAAATGAAGAACATTTAGTAACCCAATATCAAGAAGAAATAGGAGACTATATAGAGGCTTCTATAGAAGAAGATAGTAACCAATTAGATATACTTATAGAGAATATGGGTAGGGTGAATTATGGTCATAAATTATTAGCAGACACTCAGAGAAAAGGAATTAGAACAGGAGTAATGTCTGATTTACATTTTATACTTAACTGGGAACAGTTTATAATTGACTTTAATCTTGTTGATAAAATTGATTTTTCTAAAAAATGGAAAAAAAATACACCAGCTTTTTATAAGTATAAGTTAGATCTTTCTAATCCTGAGGACAGTTATATTGACACTAGTAAATTCGGAAAAGGTATAGTACTGGTAAATGGAAACAATATTGGCAGATTTTGGAACAGAGGACCTATGGATACTTTATATATACCGAAAGGATTTTTCAAAAAAGGTATCAACGAAATAGTGATTTTTGAAACTGAAGGAATTTTTGCAGAAGAAATTAATTTAGTAGATAAACCGCTATTCACAAATTTAGACGACAATTGCAATAGTGATAAATAA
- a CDS encoding GntR family transcriptional regulator encodes MARIPKYQQIKSDLQLQIQSGKFQNGDRFYSEADLMKLYNVSSITVIRAVRELTNEGYLVRKQGVGTFVYRSRKRKLVEFSDIELFPLEKDKVEVLNIEKCHDEKILKKLELSKDESYYKITRVRTADNKPYIFHTSYIPTEYINENYKDLSYYNSIYQRFKTDFNIPMNDQLSVETNEVKFPTPENIAEILKMDVNEPTVFQIKTTRLKLNKKVVEYVETYKKWDYYKIEFSTFENDN; translated from the coding sequence ATGGCTCGAATACCAAAATATCAACAGATAAAAAGCGATTTACAGCTTCAAATTCAATCGGGGAAATTTCAAAATGGTGATCGTTTCTATAGTGAAGCCGATTTAATGAAACTATATAATGTCAGTTCAATTACCGTAATAAGAGCAGTAAGAGAATTAACAAATGAAGGCTACTTAGTTAGAAAACAAGGAGTAGGAACTTTTGTTTATCGTTCAAGAAAAAGAAAATTAGTTGAATTTTCCGATATAGAATTATTTCCATTAGAAAAGGATAAAGTAGAGGTTTTAAATATAGAAAAATGTCACGATGAAAAAATTCTAAAAAAATTGGAACTTTCAAAAGATGAATCCTATTATAAGATTACAAGAGTTAGGACTGCAGACAATAAACCCTATATTTTTCATACTTCATATATACCAACAGAATATATAAATGAAAACTACAAGGATCTTTCATATTATAACTCCATTTATCAACGTTTTAAAACGGATTTTAACATTCCTATGAACGATCAACTATCGGTGGAAACAAACGAAGTAAAATTTCCAACACCTGAAAATATTGCAGAAATTTTAAAAATGGATGTAAATGAACCAACTGTATTTCAAATAAAAACTACCAGGCTAAAATTAAATAAAAAAGTTGTTGAATATGTTGAAACTTATAAAAAATGGGATTATTATAAAATAGAATTTTCAACTTTTGAAAATGATAATTAA